One window of Hymenobacter sp. BRD128 genomic DNA carries:
- a CDS encoding response regulator transcription factor: MKILLVEDEPSVAAFLHQGLSEQDYTVDLAADGLLGLRRAQSTQYDCLILDQMLPGLSGLEVCRQVRAHDPGVPILMLTALGETDDKIRGLDAGADDYLVKPFAFSELLARIRALVRRRTEAPAPAAVLRLADLSLDPATKRVERAGQLITLTAREFALLEYLLRRQGHVVSRADLLAHVWELSFDTGSNVIDVYINFLRKKIDKGFEPKLIHTLVGMGYALRINE, from the coding sequence ATGAAAATTCTTCTCGTCGAAGATGAGCCCTCCGTGGCTGCCTTCCTGCACCAGGGCCTCAGCGAGCAGGACTACACCGTGGACCTGGCCGCCGATGGCCTGCTCGGCCTGCGCCGCGCCCAAAGCACGCAGTACGACTGCCTGATTCTGGACCAGATGCTGCCCGGCCTCAGCGGCCTCGAAGTGTGCCGCCAGGTGCGCGCCCACGACCCCGGCGTGCCCATTCTGATGCTCACGGCGCTGGGCGAAACGGACGACAAAATCCGGGGCCTCGACGCCGGGGCCGACGATTACCTGGTCAAGCCCTTTGCCTTCAGTGAGTTGCTGGCCCGCATCCGGGCGCTGGTGCGCCGCCGCACCGAGGCGCCCGCGCCGGCCGCCGTGCTGCGCCTGGCCGACCTCAGCCTCGACCCCGCCACCAAGCGCGTGGAGCGTGCCGGCCAGCTTATCACGCTCACGGCCCGCGAGTTTGCGCTGCTCGAATACCTGCTGCGCCGCCAGGGCCACGTAGTGAGCCGCGCCGACTTGCTGGCGCACGTCTGGGAGTTGAGCTTCGACACCGGCTCCAACGTAATTGACGTGTACATCAATTTTTTGCGCAAGAAAATAGATAAAGGCTTTGAGCCCAAGCTCATTCACACGCTGGTGGGCATGGGCTACGCGCTGCGGATTAATGAGTAA
- a CDS encoding HAMP domain-containing sensor histidine kinase yields the protein MSIRLRLAAQFGAILVITLVLFALAIYFVTQRARREEFTQSLFKRALVVGHAYADGQARADSSHRASYRQYLRQLYRTLPAEEGRVYDAAGRLVFREGQRPPAKPIPAAWLAEVHQLGRAVLEPETHYHETVGLLYQDARLGPLVVVAASVDEEGRRQLDTLRKVLIIGLLAAAAVMSGGGWLLAGQALYPLRRMVSEVDGITATDLSRRLTQAKGRADELGHLAQRFNRLLDRLESAFVGQRTFVRDASHELRTPLTALIGELEVALLPAERPTADYRRTLQSTLDAARQLSSLTNGLLQIARASGDPSQVPMPPVRVDELLLQAHEQILRRYPTCRVDLELGDEAPPAVRGNEALLLAAILNVLDNACKYSAGATEPVLASLLPGGAGRLRLLVQDHGPGLSAADLEQVFVPFFRAAAVRALPGHGIGLPLTAQIMALHGGLVRVASEPGQGTQVWLEWSLH from the coding sequence ATGTCCATTCGCCTGCGGCTGGCGGCTCAGTTTGGAGCCATTCTGGTGATTACGCTGGTGCTGTTCGCGCTGGCTATCTACTTCGTAACGCAGCGAGCCCGCCGTGAAGAGTTTACCCAAAGCCTGTTTAAGCGGGCGCTGGTGGTGGGCCACGCCTACGCCGACGGCCAGGCGCGGGCCGATTCGAGCCACCGGGCCTCGTACCGGCAGTATTTGCGCCAGCTCTACCGCACGCTGCCCGCCGAGGAAGGGCGCGTGTACGACGCCGCCGGACGGCTCGTGTTTCGCGAGGGCCAGCGCCCGCCGGCCAAGCCCATTCCGGCCGCCTGGCTGGCCGAGGTGCACCAGCTGGGTAGGGCGGTGCTCGAGCCCGAAACCCATTATCACGAAACGGTGGGTTTGCTCTACCAGGATGCCCGGCTAGGCCCGCTCGTGGTGGTGGCCGCCTCGGTCGATGAGGAAGGCCGCCGCCAGCTCGATACGCTGCGCAAGGTATTGATAATAGGCCTGCTGGCCGCCGCCGCCGTGATGAGCGGGGGCGGCTGGCTACTGGCCGGGCAGGCCCTGTACCCGCTGCGCCGCATGGTGAGCGAGGTCGATGGCATCACGGCTACCGACCTGAGCCGGCGCCTCACCCAGGCCAAGGGCCGGGCCGACGAGCTAGGCCACCTGGCTCAGCGCTTCAACCGCCTGCTCGACCGCCTCGAATCGGCTTTCGTGGGCCAGCGCACTTTCGTGCGTGATGCCTCGCACGAGTTGCGCACGCCCCTCACGGCCCTCATCGGCGAGCTCGAAGTGGCGCTGCTGCCCGCCGAGCGGCCCACTGCCGATTACCGCCGCACGCTGCAAAGCACCCTCGACGCGGCCCGCCAGCTCAGCAGCCTCACCAATGGCCTGCTGCAAATAGCGCGGGCGAGTGGCGACCCCTCGCAGGTGCCCATGCCCCCGGTGCGGGTTGATGAGCTGCTGCTGCAAGCCCACGAGCAGATACTGCGCCGCTACCCCACCTGCCGCGTCGATTTAGAACTGGGCGATGAGGCGCCGCCCGCCGTGCGCGGCAATGAGGCGCTGCTGCTCGCTGCCATCCTCAACGTGCTCGACAATGCCTGCAAGTACTCGGCCGGGGCCACCGAGCCGGTGCTGGCTAGCCTGCTGCCGGGCGGCGCGGGCCGCCTGCGCCTGCTGGTGCAGGACCACGGCCCTGGCCTCAGTGCCGCCGATTTGGAGCAGGTGTTTGTGCCGTTTTTTCGGGCGGCGGCGGTGCGGGCGCTGCCGGGGCACGGCATTGGGTTGCCCCTCACGGCCCAGATTATGGCCCTGCACGGCGGCCTGGTGCGCGTGGCCAGCGAGCCCGGCCAGGGCACTCAAGTGTGGCTCGAATGGTCATTGCACTAA
- the can gene encoding carbonate dehydratase, protein MASSLSSKESAASGIQDILANNRQWVATKNAEDPQFFQRLANGQQPRYLFIGCSDSRVPASGITGTGPGEMFVHRNIANLVVHTDMNLLSVLQYAVEVLGVQDILVVGHYGCGGVAAAATNKQYGLIDNWLVNIRDVVHLHETELLRLPDERQRLRRLVELNVVEQVRNLAKTNIIQNALRGHQPPRLHGLVYDIADGVLKDLQVNNTAVIHDLAHVYGTEVAPFAAAQPAPKAATTAEEASHRDGPPLDPASAAAMV, encoded by the coding sequence ATGGCTTCTTCGCTTTCTTCTAAAGAGTCGGCTGCTTCCGGCATTCAGGATATTCTGGCCAACAATCGGCAGTGGGTGGCTACCAAAAACGCCGAAGACCCGCAGTTTTTTCAGCGCCTGGCCAATGGCCAGCAGCCGCGCTACCTGTTCATCGGCTGCTCCGACTCGCGGGTGCCGGCCTCGGGCATCACGGGCACCGGGCCGGGGGAGATGTTTGTGCACCGCAACATTGCCAACCTGGTGGTACACACCGACATGAACCTGCTCAGCGTGCTGCAATACGCCGTGGAAGTGCTCGGCGTGCAGGATATTCTGGTGGTGGGCCACTACGGCTGCGGCGGCGTGGCGGCGGCGGCCACCAACAAGCAGTACGGGCTGATTGACAACTGGCTGGTCAATATCCGCGACGTGGTGCACCTGCACGAAACCGAGCTGCTGCGCCTCCCGGACGAGCGGCAGCGCCTGCGCCGCCTCGTCGAGCTCAACGTGGTGGAGCAAGTGCGCAACCTGGCCAAAACCAACATCATCCAGAACGCGCTGCGCGGCCACCAGCCGCCCCGCCTCCACGGCCTCGTCTACGATATTGCCGATGGCGTGCTCAAAGACTTGCAGGTAAACAATACAGCTGTTATTCACGACCTGGCCCACGTCTACGGCACCGAGGTTGCTCCGTTTGCGGCGGCCCAACCCGCCCCCAAAGCCGCCACTACCGCCGAAGAAGCCAGCCACCGCGACGGCCCGCCGCTCGACCCCGCGTCCGCAGCGGCAATGGTTTAA
- a CDS encoding DNA gyrase/topoisomerase IV subunit A, with translation MAIFDSTAPDASDPDYLQPGDSLDFDLSAPAHPVPDAAVEAAAHEAAQLVANTLFDETDEASPALFTDGEAEPDSPQEASEEAEEDTKFAPGEVIHDLNNVRGMYQNWFLDYASYVILERAVPAVEDGLKPVQRRILHAMNEMDDGRFNKVANVIGQTMQYHPHGDASIGDAMVNLGQKDLLIETQGNWGDVRTGDSAAAPRYIEARLSKFALEVVFNPDITEWQMSYDGRKREPTTLPVKFPLLLAQGVEGIAVGLSTKIMPHNFRELCQASVAVLRNREFQLYPDFPTGGLADISNYQSGQRGGRIRLRATIEKVDKTLLVIRDIPYGTTTTALMESIVKASEANKIKIKKVVDNTAADVEIQVQLPPGISPDLTIDALYAFTDCEISISPNTCVIIDDKPRFVSVEDMLRLSTGKTVRLLERELEIRQQELQEKWHSASLEKIFIENRIYRKIEDCETWEQILETIDAGLKKFVRVEGEKLKASDTRVVLRRPVSEDDLTRLTEIRIKRISKYDGFKAEEYIQKLDAELAEVADNLAHLTRYAIGYFENLLKKYGAGRERKTQLRTFDVVTAQKVAIANQKLYVNRQDGFVGYGLKKDEFVCDCSDLDDIIAIKRDGTFMVTKIAEKTFVGKDILHVGVYNKNDDRLVYNMVYVDGASGISFAKRFLVTGITRDKTYDLTKRTKGTKTLYLTANPNSESETVTIQLSDKAPARVKQFEFDFAELAIKGKGSMGNIVTKQPIKKITQKSVGDSTLGGRDVFFDPVVGRLNHAGHGRYLGAFDTEHVVLVVYKDGSYELTAPSPATHFDVPNIVLLRKLEPNTVVSAVYVDGETKMHYVKRFHIETTTLDKRFTFISESKGSKLLAASTFAEPEVEVSLQRDKKADKEKEKIRLDQFIEVKGWKALGNKLNYFKIHGLALLTDEGPEPARREAKRRGAAKPEGGSEASDEPLPAAAPANVEITDEEVAQSQALLRRPKAQLGLF, from the coding sequence GTGGCTATTTTTGACTCTACCGCTCCCGACGCTTCTGACCCTGACTACTTGCAGCCGGGCGACTCGCTGGATTTTGACTTAAGCGCCCCTGCCCACCCGGTGCCGGACGCAGCAGTTGAGGCCGCTGCGCACGAGGCCGCGCAGCTGGTAGCAAATACGTTATTCGACGAGACGGATGAGGCTAGCCCTGCGTTGTTTACCGATGGGGAAGCCGAGCCCGACTCGCCGCAGGAGGCTAGCGAAGAAGCAGAAGAGGATACCAAGTTTGCCCCCGGTGAGGTCATTCATGACCTTAATAACGTGCGCGGTATGTACCAGAACTGGTTTCTGGACTACGCCAGCTACGTGATTCTGGAGCGGGCCGTGCCGGCCGTGGAAGACGGCCTGAAGCCCGTGCAGCGGCGCATCCTGCACGCCATGAATGAGATGGACGACGGCCGCTTTAATAAAGTAGCCAACGTCATTGGCCAGACCATGCAATACCACCCGCACGGCGACGCCAGTATTGGCGATGCGATGGTGAACCTGGGCCAGAAAGACCTGCTTATCGAAACGCAGGGCAACTGGGGCGACGTGCGCACCGGCGACTCGGCGGCCGCGCCGCGCTACATCGAGGCCCGCCTGAGCAAGTTTGCGCTCGAAGTCGTGTTCAACCCCGACATCACGGAGTGGCAGATGAGCTACGACGGCCGCAAGCGCGAGCCAACTACGCTGCCCGTAAAGTTTCCGCTGCTGCTGGCGCAGGGCGTCGAAGGCATTGCGGTGGGCCTGAGTACCAAGATTATGCCGCACAACTTTCGCGAGCTGTGCCAGGCGAGCGTGGCGGTGCTGCGCAATCGGGAGTTTCAGTTGTACCCTGATTTTCCGACGGGCGGGCTAGCCGATATCAGCAATTACCAGAGCGGGCAGCGCGGCGGGCGCATCCGGCTGCGGGCCACGATTGAGAAGGTCGATAAGACGCTGCTCGTCATCCGCGACATCCCGTATGGCACCACCACCACGGCGCTCATGGAGAGCATCGTGAAGGCTAGCGAGGCCAATAAAATCAAGATTAAGAAGGTGGTAGACAATACCGCCGCCGACGTGGAGATTCAGGTGCAGCTGCCGCCCGGCATCAGCCCCGACCTCACCATCGACGCCCTTTATGCCTTCACGGATTGCGAGATTTCGATTTCGCCCAACACCTGCGTCATAATTGACGACAAGCCGCGCTTTGTGAGCGTGGAGGATATGCTGCGCCTGAGCACCGGCAAAACCGTGCGTTTGCTCGAACGCGAGTTGGAAATACGGCAGCAGGAGTTGCAGGAAAAATGGCATTCGGCGTCGCTGGAGAAGATTTTTATTGAAAACCGCATCTACCGCAAAATCGAGGACTGCGAAACCTGGGAGCAGATTCTCGAAACCATTGACGCCGGCCTGAAGAAGTTTGTGCGCGTGGAAGGTGAGAAATTGAAGGCTAGCGACACGCGCGTCGTGCTGCGCCGCCCGGTGAGCGAGGACGACCTGACGCGCCTAACCGAAATTCGCATCAAGCGCATTTCAAAATATGACGGTTTCAAGGCCGAGGAATACATTCAGAAGCTTGATGCCGAGCTAGCCGAGGTAGCCGATAACCTGGCGCACCTCACGCGCTACGCCATTGGGTATTTCGAAAATCTGCTGAAGAAGTACGGCGCGGGCCGCGAGCGTAAAACCCAGCTCCGGACCTTCGATGTAGTTACGGCACAGAAGGTTGCAATAGCTAACCAAAAGCTCTACGTGAATCGCCAGGATGGCTTTGTGGGCTACGGGCTGAAGAAAGACGAGTTTGTGTGCGACTGCTCGGACCTCGACGACATCATCGCCATCAAGCGCGACGGCACGTTTATGGTGACCAAAATCGCGGAGAAAACCTTCGTGGGCAAGGACATTCTGCACGTTGGCGTTTATAACAAAAACGATGACCGCCTGGTGTATAACATGGTGTACGTGGACGGGGCTAGCGGCATCAGCTTTGCCAAGCGCTTCCTGGTTACGGGCATCACGCGCGATAAAACCTACGACCTCACTAAGCGTACCAAGGGCACGAAAACGCTGTACCTGACGGCCAATCCTAATTCGGAAAGCGAGACGGTGACGATTCAGCTTTCGGACAAGGCGCCGGCTAGGGTCAAGCAATTCGAGTTTGATTTTGCTGAGCTGGCCATCAAAGGGAAGGGCTCTATGGGCAACATCGTGACCAAGCAGCCGATAAAGAAGATTACCCAGAAGTCGGTGGGCGACAGCACGCTAGGGGGGCGCGACGTGTTCTTCGACCCGGTAGTGGGCCGCCTCAACCACGCCGGGCACGGCCGCTATCTGGGCGCCTTCGACACCGAGCACGTGGTGCTGGTGGTGTACAAGGACGGCTCGTATGAACTGACCGCGCCCTCACCGGCCACGCACTTCGACGTGCCCAACATTGTGCTACTGCGCAAGCTGGAGCCCAATACCGTGGTGAGCGCCGTGTACGTGGACGGTGAAACCAAAATGCACTATGTCAAGCGTTTCCATATCGAAACCACGACCCTGGACAAGCGCTTTACCTTCATTTCCGAAAGCAAAGGCTCGAAGCTGCTGGCCGCCAGCACCTTTGCCGAGCCGGAGGTGGAAGTGAGCTTACAGCGCGATAAGAAGGCCGACAAGGAGAAGGAGAAGATTCGCCTCGACCAGTTTATCGAGGTAAAAGGTTGGAAGGCGCTGGGCAACAAGCTCAACTACTTCAAAATTCACGGCCTGGCGCTACTCACCGACGAAGGCCCCGAGCCCGCCCGCCGCGAAGCCAAGCGGCGCGGCGCGGCCAAGCCCGAGGGCGGGAGCGAGGCTAGCGACGAGCCGCTGCCCGCCGCTGCGCCGGCCAACGTAGAAATCACGGACGAAGAGGTGGCCCAGTCGCAGGCGCTGCTGCGGCGGCCCAAGGCGCAGCTAGGGTTGTTTTAA
- a CDS encoding DNA topoisomerase IV subunit B encodes MSATLPAAPVHNYNEDSIRSLDWREHIRLRPGMYIGKLGDGSAYDDGIYVLVKEVIDNCIDEHVMGYGRTIEIKISESRVQVRDYGRGIPLGKVVDVVSKINTGGKYDSKVFQKSVGLNGVGTKAVNALSSSFVVQSVREGQLKAAEFSQGQLLNDPAPIKTSQRNGTLITFQPDDTIFKNYRFIPEFLENQIRYYCYLNAGLTIYYNGQKFVSDNGLLDLLKDKTDQESRRYDIIHLRGEDIEIALTHGNDYGEEYYSFVNGQYTTQGGTHLAAFREAVVKTVREFYKKDYDAADIRASIIGAISVRVQEPVFESQTKTKLGSINMEPEGSRTVRGFIVDFVKENLDNYLHKNPLAAEALRKRIDLSERERKDMAGVKKLANQRAKKANLHNRKLRDCRFHLGENVKDGAEKEQLTTLFITEGDSASGSITKSRNVELEAVFSLRGKPLNCFGLKKKIVYENEEFNLLQHALNIEEGLEGLRYNRVVVATDADVDGMHIRLLLLTFFLQFFPDLVRNGHVYILETPLFRVRNKKETIYCYNEQEKQDAMRKLGRNPEVTRFKGLGEISPDEFGKFIGENIKLEPVILQSDRSIQQVLAYYMGKNTPARQEFIIDNLRLEKDLVTSDVLPVAEIALA; translated from the coding sequence ATGAGTGCTACCCTGCCTGCCGCCCCCGTCCACAATTACAACGAAGACAGCATCCGCTCGCTCGACTGGCGCGAGCACATTCGCCTGCGGCCGGGCATGTACATTGGCAAACTCGGCGATGGCTCGGCCTACGACGATGGTATTTATGTGCTTGTCAAAGAAGTAATTGATAACTGCATAGACGAGCACGTGATGGGCTACGGCCGCACCATCGAGATTAAAATCTCGGAAAGCCGGGTGCAGGTGCGCGATTACGGCCGGGGTATTCCGCTGGGCAAAGTGGTGGATGTGGTGAGCAAAATCAACACCGGCGGCAAGTACGACAGCAAGGTGTTTCAGAAGTCGGTGGGCCTCAACGGCGTGGGCACCAAGGCCGTGAACGCGCTCAGCAGCAGCTTCGTGGTGCAGAGCGTGCGCGAAGGCCAGCTCAAGGCGGCCGAATTTTCGCAGGGTCAGCTGCTCAACGACCCGGCGCCCATTAAGACGAGCCAGCGCAACGGCACGCTCATCACCTTTCAGCCCGACGACACGATTTTTAAGAATTACCGCTTCATTCCGGAGTTTCTCGAAAATCAGATTCGCTACTACTGCTACCTCAACGCGGGCCTGACCATCTACTACAACGGGCAAAAATTCGTGTCAGACAACGGTCTGCTCGATTTGCTAAAAGACAAAACCGACCAGGAAAGCCGCCGCTACGACATCATCCATCTCAGGGGCGAGGATATTGAAATTGCCCTGACCCACGGCAATGACTATGGCGAAGAATACTATTCGTTTGTGAACGGGCAGTATACTACGCAAGGGGGCACGCACTTAGCCGCGTTTCGCGAAGCGGTGGTGAAGACCGTGCGCGAGTTCTACAAAAAGGATTACGACGCGGCCGATATCCGGGCTAGCATCATTGGCGCCATCTCGGTGCGGGTGCAAGAGCCGGTATTTGAGAGCCAGACCAAGACCAAGCTGGGTAGCATCAATATGGAGCCGGAAGGCAGCCGCACCGTGCGCGGCTTTATCGTGGATTTTGTGAAGGAGAACCTTGACAACTACCTCCATAAAAATCCCCTAGCTGCTGAGGCGCTGCGCAAGCGCATTGATCTAAGCGAGCGCGAGCGCAAGGACATGGCTGGCGTGAAGAAGTTAGCCAACCAGCGCGCTAAAAAAGCTAATCTGCACAACCGCAAGCTGCGCGACTGCCGCTTTCATCTGGGTGAGAATGTGAAGGATGGCGCCGAAAAGGAGCAACTGACCACGCTTTTCATTACCGAGGGCGACTCGGCCAGCGGCAGCATCACCAAGAGCCGCAACGTGGAGCTCGAAGCCGTGTTCAGCCTGCGCGGCAAGCCACTCAACTGCTTCGGTCTCAAAAAGAAGATTGTGTACGAGAACGAGGAATTCAACCTCTTGCAGCACGCGCTCAACATTGAGGAAGGCCTCGAAGGCCTGCGCTACAACCGCGTGGTAGTAGCCACCGATGCCGACGTAGATGGCATGCACATCCGGCTGCTGCTGCTCACGTTCTTCCTCCAGTTTTTCCCCGACCTGGTGCGCAACGGCCACGTGTATATTCTTGAAACACCGCTCTTCCGGGTGCGGAACAAGAAGGAAACCATCTACTGCTACAACGAGCAGGAAAAGCAAGACGCCATGCGCAAGCTCGGCCGCAACCCCGAGGTGACGCGCTTTAAGGGGCTAGGGGAGATTTCGCCCGATGAGTTCGGGAAATTTATCGGCGAAAATATTAAGCTGGAGCCGGTTATCCTGCAGTCGGACCGCTCGATTCAGCAGGTGCTGGCCTACTACATGGGCAAGAATACACCGGCCCGCCAGGAGTTCATCATCGACAACCTGCGCCTGGAAAAAGACTTGGTGACGAGCGACGTGCTGCCGGTGGCCGAAATCGCGCTGGCGTAG